One region of Quercus lobata isolate SW786 chromosome 2, ValleyOak3.0 Primary Assembly, whole genome shotgun sequence genomic DNA includes:
- the LOC115975331 gene encoding COP1-interactive protein 1: protein MAKHRLRNSIRSIFGSHIDSENDEQLKGSKIEIEGKVKKILKLIKDEDLEEKDGTPEENSKKEPLAKLIEDFHQQYQSLYARYDHLTGELREKINGKQGKEDNSSSSSDSDSDYSSKDKGSKNGKVEREVQKIRDDIKTELEAALLEVADLKRKLMATSEEKEALNVEYLAALSRIQEADKFIENMKTEAQKLDSEKSNLLVENSELNKKLGTASKIEEELNREKDNLIVEKETAIRRIEEGENITKGLRTTADQLKDEKVNLEQELEAVRGEISNMKQQLESAEQQVSDLSHNLKASVEENESLSLKFSEVSNQIQQAQITIEELRAESHQLKEELGQREKELSNFKDMHEVHENESSARVNGLEAQVRSLEVELKLLQNQKQDIEVQIEIKETEFSNIKQQLESSEQQISDLSHTLKATGEENKSLTLKVSELSNEVQHAQNMIQELMAESSQLKDNLGKREREFSTLSERHGVHKDESSAQIKRLEGQVTELELELESLQDQRREMEKKIESKAAEAKQLGEDNIELQSRISELEKMSKEREDAVSALTKRIEENESESLSRIAELTAQINNLLVDLDSLRTQKDVSSAQIKRLEGQVTELELELESLQDQRREMEKKIESKAAEAKQLGEDNIELQSRISELEKMSKEREDAVSALTKRIEENESESLSRIAELIAQNNNLLVDLDSLRTQKDESSAQIKRLEGQVTELELELESLQDQRREMEKKIESKAAEAKRVGEDNIELQSRISELEKMSKEREDAVSALTKRIEENESESLSRIAELTAQINNLLVDLDSLRTQKDESSAQIKRLEGQVTELELELESLQDQRREMEKKIESKAAEAKRVGEDNIELQSRISELEKMSKEREDAVSALTKRIEENESESLSRIAELTAQINNLLVDLDSLRTQKVQLEDQIVCKSGEASSQVKSLMDQVNVLQQELGTLNHDKSELEMQLEKKIQENLEYLVQIENLKEEILSKDMEQQKISQERESLTAQVKDLELEVVSICNQKSELEKQISAKVLENGQLIEEKVGLQDKIFELEKTLTDRGVEFSSLHEKLTSGESNTSAQITALESKINSLQQEFNSLQTQKNEMELQFKKEKQELSESLTQLENHKVDLTSSITDHQIILKEQEDAYKKLNEEYKQLEVQLQECKVNLRVAEKKVEETEKEIHKNMGSKDEKVAELEQLVEDIRRDLEEKEEEHSTLVDNVRTIEVKLRLSNQKLRVTEQLLTEKEEAFRITELKFQEEQRVLEDRITRLSGIIAANNEAHQRMITDISEGVNSTLTGMEIVIQKFEDDYKNYEYCILEMSNELHISKKWVIETNKEKEQLMKEVEHLVVQLKDNKDKELALRERVEKLEVKASKEEAENEKLSKAVNQLEKMVAELGKTVKEKDDGMLGLGEEKREAIRQLCLWIDYQRSRYDYLKEMLSKVVARGQRAS from the exons ATGGCAAAACATCGGTTGAGGAATTCTATAAGGTCCATTTTTGGGAGTCATATTGATTCAGAAAATGATGAACAGCTGAAAGGATCTAAAATAG AAATTGAGGGCAAAGTGAAAAAGATCTTGAAGCTTATCAAAGATGAAGATCTTGAAGAAAAAGACGGTACCCCAGaagaaaactccaaaaaggAACCACTTGCTAAACTAATTGAGGATTTCCACCAACAGTACCAATCACTCTATGCACGATATGATCATCTAACGGGAGAGCTAAGGGAAAAAATTAATGGGAAACAAGGAAAGGAGGACAATTCTTCATCTAGCTCAGACTCAGATTCAGATTATTCCTCAAAGGACAAAGGCAGTAAGAATGGAAAAGTGGAAAGAGAAGTTCAGAAAATTAGAGATGACATTAAAACAGAACTTGAAGCAGCACTTCTAGAAGTTGCTGACCTGAAGAGGAAGTTGATGGCTACAAGTGAAGAAAAGGAAGCTCTAAATGTAGAATACCTTGCTGCTTTGAGCAGGATACAAGAAGCAGACAAATTCATTGAAAATATGAAGACTGAAGCCCAAAAGTTAGACAGTGAAAAATCGAATCTTTTGGTTGAGAATAGTGAACTGAATAAAAAACTTGGGACTGCTAGTAAGATAGAAGAAGAACTGAATAGAGAGAAAGATAATTTGATTGTAGAGAAAGAGACTGCCATCAGGAGGATTGAAGAAGGAGAGAACATTACAAAAGGCTTAAGAACCACGGCTGATCAGCTGAAAGATGAAAAAGTAAATCTAGAGCAAGAACTAGAAGCTGTTAGAGGggaaatatcaaatatgaagCAGCAGCTAGAATCTGCAGAGCAACAAGTGTCAGATTTAAGCCACAATCTGAAAGCTTCTGTGGAAGAGAATGAATCTTTAAGCTTGAAATTTTCAGAAGTCTCAAATCAGATTCAGCAGGCACAGATCACAATAGAAGAACTTAGGGCTGAATCACATCAGTTAAAGGAGGAATTGGGTCAGAGGGAGAAGgaactttcaaatttcaagGATATGCATGAGGTGCATGAGAATGAGTCATCTGCTCGAGTAAATGGATTAGAGGCACAAGTAAGAAGCCTGGAAGTGGAGCTGAAGTTGTTGCAAAACCAGAAACAAGATATTGAAGTACAGATTGAGATTAAAGAAACAGAATTTAGCAATATAAAGCAGCAGCTGGAATCTTCTGAACAGCAAATTTCAGACTTAAGCCACACTCTGAAAGCCACTGGGGAAGAGAATAAATCTCTAACCTTGAAGGTTTCAGAGCTTTCAAATGAGGTTCAGCACGCACAAAACATGATACAGGAACTCATGGCTGAATCAAGTCAGTTAAAGGATAATTTGGGTAAGAGGGAAAGGGAATTTTCAACTCTTTCTGAGAGGCATGGGGTGCATAAAGATGAGTCTTCAGCTCAAATAAAGAGATTAGAGGGGCAAGTTACAGAACTTGAACTAGAGCTGGAATCGTTGCAAGACCAGAGAAGAGAGATGGAAAAGAAGATAGAAAGTAAAGCAGCTGAAGCAAAACAACTGGGAGAGGATAATATAGAACTGCAATCCCGAATTTCAGAACTTGAAAAGATGTCAAAGGAGAGGGAAGATGCGGTTTCTGCTCTCACGAAGAGAATTGAGGAAAATGAGAGTGAATCCTTGTCTAGAATAGCAGAATTGACAGCACAGATCAACAATCTGCTAGTGGACTTAGATTCTTTGCGCACTCAGAAAGATGTGTCTTCAGCTCAAATAAAGAGATTAGAGGGGCAAGTTACAGAACTTGAACTGGAGCTGGAATCCTTGCAAGACCAGAGAAGAGAGATGGAAAAGAAGATAGAAAGTAAAGCAGCTGAAGCAAAACAACTGGGAGAGGATAATATAGAACTGCAATCCCGAATTTCAGAACTTGAAAAGATGTCAAAGGAGAGGGAAGATGCAGTTTCTGCTCTCACGAAGAGAATTGAGGAAAATGAGAGTGAATCCTTGTCTAGAATAGCAGAATTGATAGCACAGAACAACAATCTGCTAGTGGACTTAGATTCTTTGCGCACTCAGAAAGATGAGTCTTCAGCTCAAATAAAGAGATTAGAGGGGCAAGTTACAGAGCTTGAACTGGAGCTGGAATCGTTGCAAGACCAGAGAAGAGAGATGGAAAAGAAGATAGAAAGTAAAGCAGCTGAAGCAAAACGAGTGGGAGAGGATAATATAGAACTGCAATCCCGAATTTCAGAACTTGAAAAGATGTCAAAGGAGAGGGAAGATGCAGTTTCTGCTCTCACGAAGAGAATTGAGGAAAATGAGAGTGAATCCTTGTCTAGAATAGCAGAATTGACAGCACAGATCAACAATCTTCTAGTGGACTTAGATTCTTTGCGCACTCAGAAAGATGAGTCTTCAGCTCAAATAAAGAGATTAGAGGGGCAAGTTACAGAGCTTGAACTGGAGCTGGAATCGTTGCAAGACCAGAGAAGAGAGATGGAAAAGAAGATAGAAAGTAAAGCAGCTGAAGCAAAACGAGTGGGAGAGGATAATATAGAACTGCAATCCCGAATTTCAGAACTTGAAAAGATGTCAAAGGAGAGGGAAGATGCGGTTTCTGCTCTCACGAAGAGAATTGAGGAAAATGAGAGTGAATCCTTGTCTAGAATAGCAGAATTGACAGCACAGATCAACAATCTGCTAGTGGACTTAGATTCTTTGCGCACTCAGAAAGTTCAATTGGAAGATCAGATTGTGTGTAAAAGTGGTGAAGCATCATCTCAAGTCAAGAGCTTAATGGATCAGGTCAATGTATTGCAGCAGGAACTGGGGACCCTAAATCACGATAAAAGTGAACTGGAAATGcaacttgagaaaaaaattcaagaaaatttggAGTACCTGGTTCAGATAGAAAATCTGAAAGAGGAGATTTTGAGCAAGGATATGGAGCAacagaaaatttcacaagagagagaaagcttaACAGCGCAAGTGAAGGATCTTGAATTGGAGGTGGTCTCTATATGCAACCAGAAAAGTGAACTTGAAAAGCAGATAAGTGCTAAAGTCCTTGAGAATGGTCAATTGATAGAAGAGAAGGTAGGGCTACAGGACAAAATTTTTGAACTGGAGAAAACATTAACTGATAGAGGGGTTGAGTTCTCTTCTCTCCACGAGAAATTAACAAGTGGAGAGAGCAACACTTCTGCTCAAATAACAGCCCTGGAGTCAAAGATTAACAGTCTACAACAGGAGTTCAATTCCTTGCAGACTCAGAAAAATGAGATGGAGTTGCAGTTCAAGAAAGAGAAACAGGAACTTTCAGAAAGCCTGACCCAACTGGAGAATCACAAGGTTGACTTAACAAGCAGCATCACAGATCATCAGATAATTCTGAAAGAACAAGAAGATGCATACAAGAAGCTAAATGAGGAATACAAACAGCTTGAAGTTCAGCTTCAGGAATGCAAGGTAAATCTCAGAGTTGCAGAGAAGAAGGTTGAAGAAACAGAAAAGGAAATCCATAAAAACATGGGATCCAAGGATGAGAAGGTAGCAGAGTTGGAACAACTTGTTGAAGACATTAGAAGAgatcttgaagaaaaagaagaggaacaCAGTACTTTGGTAGATAATGTGCGCACAATTGAAGTTAAGCTCCGCCTGTCAAACCAGAAGCTCCGGGTCACTGAACAATTACTAACTGAGAAGGAAGAAGCTTTCAGAATTACGGAATTGAAATTCCAGGAAGAACAGAGAGTGCTTGAAGACAGAATCACTAGATTGTCTGGAATAATTGCTGCTAACAATGAAGCTCATCAAAGGATGATAACAGATATCTCAGAGGGTGTAAACAGTACCTTGACGGGAATGGAAATAGTGATCCAGAAATTTGAAGACGACTACAAAAATTATGAGTATTGCATCTTGGAAATGTCAAATGAACTTCACATTTCCAAGAAGTGGGTCATAGAGACAAATAAGGAGAAAGAACAGCTAATGAAGGAGGTGGAGCATCTTGTGGTGCAGCTGAAAGATAATAAAGATAAGGAATTAGCACTAAGAGAGAGGGTCGAGAAGCTAGAAGTGAAGGCAAGCAAGGAAGAAGCAGAGAATGAGAAGCTGAGTAAAGCAGTAAACCAACTTGAGAAGATGGTAGCGGAATTAGGAAAGACAGTGAAAGAAAAGGATGATGGTATGTTGGGTCTTGGAGAGGAGAAGAGGGAGGCCATAAGGCAGCTATGTTTGTGGATTGATTATCAACGCAGTCGCTACGATTATCTAAAGGAAATGCTCTCAAAGGTGGTTGCTAGAGGCCAGAGAGCAAGCTAA